One window of the Zea mays cultivar B73 chromosome 3, Zm-B73-REFERENCE-NAM-5.0, whole genome shotgun sequence genome contains the following:
- the LOC103651780 gene encoding uncharacterized protein, whose translation MCIFVCSCEERNSPLPMIPIWVQMVLGGVVYTVVPFYKRVLMVEGERLANVQTAVEVVEHVAEVTEKLVADAASSLPENGSLHKVVVEVECVAEAVDKDAHKVEAVIDKVQEL comes from the exons ATGTGTATATTTGTATGTTCTTGTGAGGAGAGAAACTCGCCACTCCCGATGATCCCTATCTG GGTGCAGATGGTTCTCGGGGGCGTGGTTTACACGGTTGTGCCGTTCTACAAGAGGGTGCTGATGGTCGAAG GTGAAAGGTTGGCCAATGTACAAACTGCAGTGGAGGTCGTGGAGCATGTCGCTGAGGTGACAGAGAAGTTGGTTGCAGATGCGGCCAGTTCTCTGCCAGAGAACGGATCCCTGCACAAGGTTGTCGTGGAGGTGGAGTGTGTTGCTGAAGCGGTGGATAAGGATGCACATAAGGTTGAAGCAGTCATCGATAAGG